Below is a window of Trichocoleus desertorum ATA4-8-CV12 DNA.
CTGCCTCATCTAATCTAGAAAAGTTGCGTAATGACAGCACAATATCTCTGATCCGACTACTTCCCATTTGCATTGATGTCACTAGACGCGGTAAATCGCTCAACACAAATTCCAGATCCATCTCCTCCATGAAATCAGTGATTTCCGGAGAGCCTTGAGGAAAGCGCTGTTGATAGAGTTCGATTAGGGTAAGTAGATCCTGAACATACTTGTCTGTGTAGGTGAGATTGCCGTTGATAAAGTTAACTGGATTATTGATCTCGTGGGCAATCCCTGCCACCATTTGGCCCAGCCCAGACATCTTTTCAGCCTGAATCAGTTGGGCTTGAGTTCTCTGTAAGTTTTCGAGAGCCTGTTCTACGTCTCTAGCTCTCGCCTCTGCCAGTAGCGCAATTTCTTCCTTACTTCTCAAAGTATCTTTTAGCTTCAGTTCTCGTTCTGCTAGCTCATCCATTAACCGACTCTTTGCTTGCAAAAGAAAGAGAAAATCAGCAGCAGAATCGTGACTTGCAAAGTCTTTTAGTTTGATGCCAATTTGATTAAGCTGGCTAATTTCCGTAACCACAGGAGACCCCAGAAAGAAAATAACCTCGCAGTCCTCAACAGGCATCATCTGCCCCTTGAGAACCATTTCACTATGGAGCGATTGCAGCATGAATATGCTGTGAGATTGCTTACTCAGAGCCGCAAAATCAGCAGTTTGCAGAATGGGGCGCTTAATTTGAAAGCACTGGTCGAGTGGTGACCCAATGATGTCAGGAATAAGCCGCTGCAAGACCTCTCCAGCTTGAACAATTGTGCGATCGCCCTTAAACACAAAATGAAAAGGAAATGCTTTCGCCAGCAACTGGGGTGACAACGTGAAATGAGGCTGCATGCAAGCTTCAGTGGGGTTTGTACTG
It encodes the following:
- a CDS encoding GHKL domain-containing protein, whose translation is MQPHFTLSPQLLAKAFPFHFVFKGDRTIVQAGEVLQRLIPDIIGSPLDQCFQIKRPILQTADFAALSKQSHSIFMLQSLHSEMVLKGQMMPVEDCEVIFFLGSPVVTEISQLNQIGIKLKDFASHDSAADFLFLLQAKSRLMDELAERELKLKDTLRSKEEIALLAEARARDVEQALENLQRTQAQLIQAEKMSGLGQMVAGIAHEINNPVNFINGNLTYTDKYVQDLLTLIELYQQRFPQGSPEITDFMEEMDLEFVLSDLPRLVTSMQMGSSRIRDIVLSLRNFSRLDEADQKDVDLHEGIDSTLLILNHRLKQEVKVIREYGALPKILCYPAQLNQLFMNILSNAADALLERDIASKQIVVRTSVDGLNHVCIRIQDNGHGIPPEIKEKIFNPFFTTKPAGKGTGLGLSISQQIIAKHHGTIEVVSELGKGTEFMVKIPIF